One Candidatus Methylomirabilota bacterium genomic window, CCGGCCAGCTCCAGGTCGGCGCCCACCGGCTCGAATGTCGTCCCGTCGGTGGAGACCTCGACGCGATTGGTGAACGTGGCGCCCTGCCACCGACGGTAGAGATGGGCGTGGAGCACGAGCGAGCGGAACGGCGACGGGACGAGCCGCAGGAGCAGTGTCCCCCGCTGGCCGGGCTCGAGGGAGAGGCCGTCCGGGGACTGGGTCCACCCCTCGGCGGCCAGGATCTTGACGCCCCGGCCGGCGGGGGACGCGTCGACGTCGAACGTGTGGTGGTAGTGCAGGGGCGGCGACAGGCGAGCCAGGAGCGGAAGGCCCGCCAGCCAGACCAGGAGCAGGAAGGCCTGGACGACGCGACGCCCGGGCAGCCCCAGGCGCGCGGCCAGCAGCGGCAAGGCCAGCGCGGCCAGCAGGCCGGAGGCCAGCGCGCGCGGCAGCGAGGGGTCGTCCGCCGCGGCCTGGACCGTCACCCCGAGCACGGCGACCCCCAGCAGGGCGGCCGCCGTCCCGAACGCGACTCGTCTCACCGGCTCGACGTTCGACATGCGCACGGCTACAGCACGAGGCTCCGGTAGCGAATCGTTCCGTACACGAGCGACGCGAAGCCGAGGACCTCGCACAGGAGCCGGTGGACGGGAAGGACCACGTACCGATAGCGCATGGGGATCCGGACGTGCTCGCGGTCCGCCAGCCGATAGACTCCGAGGGCGATCGCCACCGCCACGAGCCCGATCCCGTACGTCCACGACGTGGCAACCGCCACCGCCACCGAGGCCGGGAACAGGAGCGTGTTGAAGACCCGGGCCGGAGAGCTCCACAGGAAGCCCTGGTACAGGAACTGCCGGATGCCGGGATGGCGCCGGATCAGCAGCGCGTAGATGGCGGGCGCCGGAAACGATCGCCGGATGTCGCGCACGAATCCGTTCTTCACCCGGTACACGCCGTGGTAGGCGGTGATCACGTCGAGGAACTCCCAGCCGTACCCGGCCTCGATGATCCGCCAGGCGATGTCGGTGTCATCGCCGTACTCGGAGAAGACCGGGTCGAAGTACCGGCCGGCGCGGTCCAGGGCCTCGGCCCGGTATGCGATCGCCACCGTCGGAAACGACCAGGAGAATGCCGGGCGCTCCGTCACGTGATGGAAGGGAAACTCGATCTCCCCCGTCCGCTTGACGATCCCCTGCACGATCCCCAGGCGCGGCTCGCGCCCCAACCGGTCCGCCACCCGCCGGAGCCAGCTCGCGTCCGCGAAGGTGTCCTGGGAAAGCACGCACACCACG contains:
- a CDS encoding glycosyltransferase family 2 protein, translated to MVEYLKVSVVVPAYNGSGTVRECVGSVLASDYPPDSIEVVVVDDGSRDDTYAVLRELEAAHKQVRVVKHERNLGAARARDTGIKQATGDVVCVLSQDTFADASWLRRVADRLGREPRLGIVQGIVKRTGEIEFPFHHVTERPAFSWSFPTVAIAYRAEALDRAGRYFDPVFSEYGDDTDIAWRIIEAGYGWEFLDVITAYHGVYRVKNGFVRDIRRSFPAPAIYALLIRRHPGIRQFLYQGFLWSSPARVFNTLLFPASVAVAVATSWTYGIGLVAVAIALGVYRLADREHVRIPMRYRYVVLPVHRLLCEVLGFASLVYGTIRYRSLVL